The Bacteroidales bacterium DNA window ATTTTTCATTATACCTTATATTATATTACTTATAGCCTCTATTGAATGATAGGAAGATCTAACTAGAGGACCGCTCTCTACATGCCTAAAGCCAAGACTTAATGCATATTTTTTTATTTCTAAAAATTCATCTGGAGTATAATATTTACTAACAGCTACATTATCATAATGAGGTCTCATATATTGCCCTATTGTAATTATGCTTGCCCCTGTTTTGCGTATATCTGAAATTGTATCATGAATTTCAGTAATATTTTCACCAAGCCCAATCATTATTCCACTTTTAATATTCAGCCCCATGCTATGAGCAATGGAAAGCACTTCTAAACTTCTTCTATATTGAGCAACAGACCTTATAAAAGGTGTTAGCCGTTCAACAGTTTCTATATTATGGCTAAAAATATTAGGATTGGCATCTGCAACTATTTTAATCAACTCAGGATTAGCATTAAAATCTGGAGTAAGAACTTCAATTGTTGTATTTGGATTTAACAATCTTGTTTTTTTAATACAATCTGCCCAATGGTTAGCACCTTTATCTGGTAGGTCATCACGAGTTACAGAAGTAATAACACAATGTTTTAAATTAAATTTCTTAACAGTTTCAGCTAACTTTTGAGCTTCGTCATGACTAACTGGTTCTGGCTTAGAATGGTCAACAGCACAAAATTTACAATTTCTAGTACACGAATTGCCAAGAATCATAAAAGTAGCAGTGCCGGCAGCCCAGCATTCACCTATATTCGGGCATTTACCACTCTCACAAATAGTATTTAAACAACCATCATTAAGTGATGATTTTATTTTAGAATATATGTGTGCAGAAGGTAAGCGACTCTTAAGCCAATGCGGTTTTTTTTCTTTATTTTCAATATTTGACATTTTGATTATACCTTTTCCCAAGATTTATAGAAACATAGAACGTTAAAAAATAATTATTCTTTTTATTGAAAGCCATAATTGGGATTGGTTTTAGATAAAGGTCAGCAGCTATTCCTGTTTCTATGTACTTAACTGCAGTTTGAGCTGCTCCATATTCAAAACTTAAACCTGCTTTTAAAAAAGCCCCAGGATAAAATCTACTTTCTCCAAATCCTTTTAAGAATGGTCCTCTACCATAAATATTATACAAATTATGTTCAGCAGGATCATATCTTTCAAGCTCTTTATAATAGTAATATGATGTTCCAGAACTTTTTAAAATATACAGATATGATGGCTTAGCCATAGATAAGCTAGCTCCAAAAGAATAAAAATAGCGTACATCTACTCCGCCCCAATATGGTTTTTCATTTAATGTGCGCTGGCTACCCAAGCCAAAACGAGAAACATAAACGTAATTTTGCTTCCCATAAATAAAACGCAAGGCATCATCTAGCATATAAATATTTCCCATCTTAATTTCTTTAGGATGTTTCATATTCAATATGCTAAAATCAATAAAGCGTAGTGTGTAAGCAGTATTTCTTTTTCCCCATCTAAAACCTAGCCCTCCTCCTTGAGTGTGAGCAAGAACATTAAAAGACATTTCTTGCTTATAAATTAGCCCAGCTTCATTCCCAGTTTGCCCAACATTTTGAGCATTTAATGCTGAAATTGATATAAAACAAGCAAAAAATCCTATAATTATTAGACTAAGGAATTTCATGAAAAAAATAACAAAAGCAAATCTACTTACTATGAATTATTATTTTCACTAGGTATTATTACTTCTGTGCTTCCTTTTGTATAAGCAGGGCATATTTTCTGAGAACGGCAACCTGCCATAACAATTAAAAAAAGAGAAACAGCAACTACAATTAAAAAGCTTTTTTTCATAATATTCAAAATTAGATTTCAAAATTAATTATTTTTAAACAAATAGACAAATAAAATATTAATTTTACAAAAAAAAATGACTTTTATTAATCCAAAAATAGAAAATAGCTGGAAAGAAGTGCTTATAGATGAATTTCAGCAGCCTTATTTCAAAGATTTAAAACAATTTTTGACAGAAGAAAAAAAACATTACGCTGTATTTCCACCTGGCAATTCGATTTTTAGAGCTTTTGATTTAACTCCTTTTAATAAGGTAAAAGCAGTTATCTTAGGGCAAGACCCATATCATGGCAAGGGACAAGCTCACGGACTATGCTTTTCCGTTAATAAAGGTATTCCTTTTCCACCATCGTTAATAAATATTTTCAAAGAATTAAATGCTGATTGTGGCATAAAAAAACCAGAAAATGGAGATTTAACTTCATGGGCGACACAAGGAGTTTTATTATTAAACACTGTTTTAACAGTAAGAGAATCTTCGCCAGAGTCGCATAAAAACAAAGGCTGGGAATTTTTCACAGATAGCGTTATTAAACATATTTCAAATGAAAGGAACAACATCGTTTTTATACTTTGGGGAAATAATGCAAAAGCTAAACAAAGCATTATAGACTCTTCAAAGCATTTAATTCTTACAGCCGCGCACCCATCGCCATTATCGGCTACAAGAGGTTTTTTTGGCTGCAAACACTTTTCAAAAACAAACTCATATCTAATAGAAAAAAATATTGAACCAATTAATTGGGAATTGTGAAAAAAATTTCAGTCATATTATTTTTGTTTTTCATCGCTATTTCTGCTCTACCACAAAAAGAAGTGCGGTTTTTCACAAATAATGACAGCAGTTTTACAACTAAAAAATTTTTAGATTCAATTTCATTAATAAAATATTTAGAAGAAAAATTACAAAACGATTTTTCTAATGGCTTTTTATATGCCAATTACAAATTTATTAACACATGGGGAAAAGACACGCCAAGCATTTTATACAACAAAGAAAACAAGGTGTTTTTGAAATCTATTTCAGCAGGAAATGCCGATAAATTGCTACTTGAAGAAATTGGATATAAAAAAAACGACTTGAATTTATCTGCACTTTCGCCAACAAAAATATACAAATGGCAAAAAAACATTGTTGAGTTTTATGAAAACAATGGACATCCGTTTGCAAGCGTAGCGTTTAAAATTGATAGTATTTACAAAGACACTGTTTGTGCGTCGTGGGAAATAAAAAAAGGTCCTAAAATATTTTTCGACAGCATAGTTTATAAAGGAAAATACAAGCCAAATAAAAAATTTATTTCAAGATGGTTGAGCATAGAAAACAGAAAAATATATGATGAACGCAAAATTGAACTATGCAAGCGCAGGCTAGCATCAAGCACAATAATTGAGCAAGAAATTCCTATGCAAGTTCATTTTACAGAAGGAAAAGCCAAAATATTTTTATTTTTAAAAAAGAAAAAATCTAATCAATTTGACGGCATATTGGGCTTTACAACAGACAAAAACAATCCTGAAAAAATAGTTTTTAATGGCGATATAAATCTAAATCTATCGAATTCGTTCAATCATGGCGATATAATTGCTTTGAAATGGAAGAGCAGTGCTGAAAAATCTCAAGAAATTAATGCAAAATTTGCAATTCCATATGTATTTGGCTTTCCGTTGGGCTTTAACATAATGTTGGATATTTATAAAAGGGATACATTATATATAAAAACAAATCAGCACTATGGTTTGACTTTTTTTTCAGGCATATCAACGGAATTTGAATTTTTTGCAGAAAGGAATGATTGCAGAGTTATAGATAAAAATATTTTTATATCGTCAAGCACAAGACCAAGATTTATAGATAGCCGCTCTTCAAAAGGCGGGATAAGGGTTTTTGTGCCAAAAATTGACGATTTTATTGTTCCTCACAAAGGTTTTATTTTTGAAACAAAAATGTCGGTCGGCAAGAAAAAAATTATTAAAAACTCATCAGCAGATGCAAGCATATATGAAGGAATGTCGCTAAATTCCACAATATACGAAGGAATAGCAGAAATATCTTATTTTCAACAAATAATAAAAGCCTTACATGTAATGGGAAGGACGAATTTTTTCACAATAGAATCGTCTGACCTATTCGAAAATGACATGGCTTTAATCGGTGGTTTGCAGAAATTAAGAGGTTTTGACGAAAAAAGTATTTATGCTAAAAACTTTTCTATTTCTACTTTAGAGTTGAGATTTTTCTTTGAAAAACACAGCTATTTATCGCTATTTTCAGATTATGGAATAGTAAAACAGTCTATAAACAATAATTTTAGAAACAAATATTATCTATCAACAGGTGCTGGGCTATCTTTTGAAACAAGAGCTGGAATTTTTAATATTTTTTACGCATTAGGAAAGGAAAATCCAGGGAAATTCAATATTAAAAATGGAAAAATTCACTTTGGGCTTATAACTCGTTTTTAAAGAATTATTTTCTGCAAAAAATATTGTATTTTAAGACACACCACAAAGCTCTGAAACCATCTTTCCAGCCTATTTTTTTACCTTCGTTATAAGTTCGTCCGTAATAAGAAATGCCAACTTCGTAAATGCGAATATTTTTCACACGTGAAATTTTTGCTGTAACTTCTGGCTCAAATCCAAAGCGTTTTTCACGAAGATTCAGACTTTTAATAATCTCAGATCTGAATAATTTGTAACATGTTTCCATATCAGATAGATTGAG harbors:
- the lipA gene encoding lipoyl synthase, producing MSNIENKEKKPHWLKSRLPSAHIYSKIKSSLNDGCLNTICESGKCPNIGECWAAGTATFMILGNSCTRNCKFCAVDHSKPEPVSHDEAQKLAETVKKFNLKHCVITSVTRDDLPDKGANHWADCIKKTRLLNPNTTIEVLTPDFNANPELIKIVADANPNIFSHNIETVERLTPFIRSVAQYRRSLEVLSIAHSMGLNIKSGIMIGLGENITEIHDTISDIRKTGASIITIGQYMRPHYDNVAVSKYYTPDEFLEIKKYALSLGFRHVESGPLVRSSYHSIEAISNII
- the ung gene encoding uracil-DNA glycosylase, encoding MTFINPKIENSWKEVLIDEFQQPYFKDLKQFLTEEKKHYAVFPPGNSIFRAFDLTPFNKVKAVILGQDPYHGKGQAHGLCFSVNKGIPFPPSLINIFKELNADCGIKKPENGDLTSWATQGVLLLNTVLTVRESSPESHKNKGWEFFTDSVIKHISNERNNIVFILWGNNAKAKQSIIDSSKHLILTAAHPSPLSATRGFFGCKHFSKTNSYLIEKNIEPINWEL